A single region of the Cucumis melo cultivar AY chromosome 3, USDA_Cmelo_AY_1.0, whole genome shotgun sequence genome encodes:
- the LOC127148653 gene encoding 40S ribosomal protein S13-like, which produces MSLGKDCAIKGEDIVCIGVILRDSDGTAQVKSVTGNKILRILKAHGLAPEIPEDLYHLIKKAVSIRKHLERNRKDKDSKFRLILVESRIHRLARYYKKTKKLPPVWK; this is translated from the exons ATGTCTTTAGGCAAGGATTGTGCAATAAAAG GTGAGGATATAGTTTGCATCGGTGTCATTCTTCGTGATTCTGACGGTACTGCTCAGGTTAAGAGTGTTACTGGCAATAAGATCTTGCGCATTCTAAAAGCTCATG GGCTTGCTCCAGAGATTCCTGAGGATCTTTACCATTTGATTAAGAAGGCTGTCTCGATTAGAAAGCATTTGGAAAGGAACAGGAAGGACAAAGACTCCAAGTTCAGGTTGATTCTTGTGGAGAGCAGGATTCACCGGCTAGCTCGCTACTACAAGAAGACCAAGAAGCTCCCACCTGTTTGGAAATAG
- the LOC103504063 gene encoding E3 ubiquitin-protein ligase RING1-like codes for MAMDTLYDYHIWQPEEGEDDLNVTISNSHLLPCNCFLFHLHFRHILQSNHSQQSHYLLNSSLSSYLIPCDVFFATASSILIAVFSGTGVAQDFLDTAVPDVLSVAADIACNPLNAGRTILPLAVSVLVVSPYNERQEIGQVLRESSPQAFKTLPASEMAIEDLKNVEIGVGGELLIGECRICLDELVNGMEITRLPCAHLYHRDCIVKWLETSHLCPLCRYAMPLS; via the coding sequence ATGGCTATGGATACTCTCTACGATTACCACATATGGCAACCTGAAGAAGGTGAAGATGATCTTAATGTTACCATTTCCAATTCTCACTTGCTTCCTTGTAACTGTTTCCTTTTCCACCTTCACTTCCGCCACATTCTTCAGTCAAATCACTCTCAACAATCTCATTATCTCCTAAATTCCTCTCTATCTTCTTACTTGATACCTTGCGATGTCTTTTTCGCTACTGCATCCAGTATCCTCATCGCTGTTTTCTCTGGCACCGGTGTCGCACAAGACTTCTTGGACACGGCTGTGCCTGACGTTCTCTCTGTCGCGGCTGATATCGCATGCAATCCTCTTAATGCTGGCCGTACCATACTTCCGTTGGCGGTGTCCGTTTTAGTTGTTTCGCCCTACAATGAACGCCAGGAAATTGGGCAAGTTTTGCGGGAATCATCCCCGCAAGCGTTTAAAACGTTGCCAGCTAGTGAGATGGCAATCGAAGATTTGAAGAACGTGGAGATTGGTGTTGGTGGAGAGTTGTTGATTGGAGAATGTAGGATATGTTTGGATGAACTGGTGAATGGAATGGAAATTACGCGATTGCCGTGCGCTCATCTTTATCATAGAGACTGTATTGTTAAATGGCTGGAGACGAGTCATTTGTGCCCCTTGTGCCGATACGCAATGCCGCTGAGCTGA